A genomic segment from Glycine soja cultivar W05 chromosome 20, ASM419377v2, whole genome shotgun sequence encodes:
- the LOC114403436 gene encoding uncharacterized protein LOC114403436 isoform X2, whose amino-acid sequence MALPDTLTSTPTSSMDERESLKNDTPICGNACKDVTKEKTFYLQPVSPFSSGVGLPYAPEGWPSPGDVWGWKVAKRMNSFGYFIDRFLTLPRSLETSRRKTELRSKADISRYLQSNFPDMKIEAFLALFSWQIPSTQQTPTKESLETGEDATDEIGTQRKKLKLETGSVSHPTEKSLGLLALQSSETGEDATDKTGTTGKKLKRKTRSVGRPPNKKSFGLVQGRPHLTPDQVAKFDDYLDTLEDMLVMPEIETTPSDNLTPTILDDNETIECCKKKLSSLLAVDFSSLVSRGDVAEVATLAAQIREDPSLSVDQLFKLKLVEQVPLASEAFLEAKKNIEEVDNFLADLEAKKLKVPSLRKEYNELKDKIGQQEAEMDISTLTIREIDDQIRQLQAKRNRITNGLETMKKTKAELTSELTNVANSISTIGHDIKHGLSQKSKLELKKANNIRRVAEIQEKFITLRGLTF is encoded by the exons TTCTATGGATGAAAGGGAATCCTTGAAGAATGACACTCCAATTTGCGGCAATGCTTGTAAGGATGTGACAAAGGAGAAAACCTTCTATCTTCAACCAGTGTCACCTTTTTCTTCTGGTGTAGGTTTGCCatatgcacctgaagggtggCCTAGTCCTGGTGATGTATGGGGCTGGAAAGTGGCAAAAAGGATGAACAGTTTTGGATATTTTATTGATAGATTCCTTACACTTCCAAGATCTCTTGAGACATCTCGTCGCAAGACAGAGCTTCGAAGCAAGGCTGATATTAGCAGATATCTTCAATCAAATTTTCCTGACATGAAAATTGAAGCATTCCTTGCTTTATTTAGCTGGCAGATTCCCTCAACTCAGCAAACACCCACTAAAG AATCACTGGAGACCGGAGAAGATGCCACAGATGAGATTGGCACCCAAAGAAAGAAGTTAAAACTGGAAACAGGAAGCGTCAGTCACCCCACTGAGAAATCTCTTGGACTATTAGCTCTACAATCATCGGAGACCGGAGAAGATGCCACAGATAAGACTGGCACCACGGGAAAGAAGTTAAAACGGAAAACACGAAGTGTCGGTCGCCCACCTAATAAGAAATCTTTTGGACTAGTTCAGGGTCGTCCCCATTTAACACCTGATCAAGTTGCAAAATTTGATGACTATCTTGATACCTTGGAGGACATGCTTGTTATGCCTGAAATTGAGACTACACCATCGGATAATCTAACTCCTACCATTTTGGATGATAATGAAACGATTGAGTGCTGCAAGAAGAAGCTGTCTTCCCTTCTTGCTGTagatttttcttctttggtCTCTCGTGGTGATGTTGCAGAAGTTGCAACACTTGCTGCACAAATTCGTGAAGATCCTAGTCTTAGTGTTGATCAACTGTTTAAGTTGAAGTTGGTGGAACAAGTTCCGTTAGCCAGTGAGGCTTTCCTGGAGGCTAAGAAAAACATTGAGGAGGTAGACAATTTTTTAGCTGACCTAGAGGCTAAGAAACTTAAAGTTCCTAGTCTCAGAAAAGAGTACAACGAATTGAAGGACAAAATAGGCCAGCAAGAGGCTGAAATGGACATAAGCACTCTAACTATTCGAGAAATTGATGATCAAATTCGGCAACTTCAAGCAAAACGAAACCGGATAACTAATGGCCTTGAAACCATGAAGAAGACTAAAGCTGAGCTGACTTCCGAGCTAACAAATGTCGCTAACTCAATTTCAACCATTGGTCATGACATTAAACATGGATTATCGCAAAAGTCAAAATTGGAGCTGAAGAAAGCCAACAATATCCGGCGTGTAGCCGAGATACAAGAAAAGTTCATCACTTTAAGAGGGTTAACATTTTAA
- the LOC114403436 gene encoding uncharacterized protein LOC114403436 isoform X1, with amino-acid sequence MALPDTLTSTPTSSMDERESLKNDTPICGNACKDVTKEKTFYLQPVSPFSSGVGLPYAPEGWPSPGDVWGWKVAKRMNSFGYFIDRFLTLPRSLETSRRKTELRSKADISRYLQSNFPDMKIEAFLALFSWQIPSTQQTPTKAVESLETGEDATDEIGTQRKKLKLETGSVSHPTEKSLGLLALQSSETGEDATDKTGTTGKKLKRKTRSVGRPPNKKSFGLVQGRPHLTPDQVAKFDDYLDTLEDMLVMPEIETTPSDNLTPTILDDNETIECCKKKLSSLLAVDFSSLVSRGDVAEVATLAAQIREDPSLSVDQLFKLKLVEQVPLASEAFLEAKKNIEEVDNFLADLEAKKLKVPSLRKEYNELKDKIGQQEAEMDISTLTIREIDDQIRQLQAKRNRITNGLETMKKTKAELTSELTNVANSISTIGHDIKHGLSQKSKLELKKANNIRRVAEIQEKFITLRGLTF; translated from the exons TTCTATGGATGAAAGGGAATCCTTGAAGAATGACACTCCAATTTGCGGCAATGCTTGTAAGGATGTGACAAAGGAGAAAACCTTCTATCTTCAACCAGTGTCACCTTTTTCTTCTGGTGTAGGTTTGCCatatgcacctgaagggtggCCTAGTCCTGGTGATGTATGGGGCTGGAAAGTGGCAAAAAGGATGAACAGTTTTGGATATTTTATTGATAGATTCCTTACACTTCCAAGATCTCTTGAGACATCTCGTCGCAAGACAGAGCTTCGAAGCAAGGCTGATATTAGCAGATATCTTCAATCAAATTTTCCTGACATGAAAATTGAAGCATTCCTTGCTTTATTTAGCTGGCAGATTCCCTCAACTCAGCAAACACCCACTAAAG CTGTAGAATCACTGGAGACCGGAGAAGATGCCACAGATGAGATTGGCACCCAAAGAAAGAAGTTAAAACTGGAAACAGGAAGCGTCAGTCACCCCACTGAGAAATCTCTTGGACTATTAGCTCTACAATCATCGGAGACCGGAGAAGATGCCACAGATAAGACTGGCACCACGGGAAAGAAGTTAAAACGGAAAACACGAAGTGTCGGTCGCCCACCTAATAAGAAATCTTTTGGACTAGTTCAGGGTCGTCCCCATTTAACACCTGATCAAGTTGCAAAATTTGATGACTATCTTGATACCTTGGAGGACATGCTTGTTATGCCTGAAATTGAGACTACACCATCGGATAATCTAACTCCTACCATTTTGGATGATAATGAAACGATTGAGTGCTGCAAGAAGAAGCTGTCTTCCCTTCTTGCTGTagatttttcttctttggtCTCTCGTGGTGATGTTGCAGAAGTTGCAACACTTGCTGCACAAATTCGTGAAGATCCTAGTCTTAGTGTTGATCAACTGTTTAAGTTGAAGTTGGTGGAACAAGTTCCGTTAGCCAGTGAGGCTTTCCTGGAGGCTAAGAAAAACATTGAGGAGGTAGACAATTTTTTAGCTGACCTAGAGGCTAAGAAACTTAAAGTTCCTAGTCTCAGAAAAGAGTACAACGAATTGAAGGACAAAATAGGCCAGCAAGAGGCTGAAATGGACATAAGCACTCTAACTATTCGAGAAATTGATGATCAAATTCGGCAACTTCAAGCAAAACGAAACCGGATAACTAATGGCCTTGAAACCATGAAGAAGACTAAAGCTGAGCTGACTTCCGAGCTAACAAATGTCGCTAACTCAATTTCAACCATTGGTCATGACATTAAACATGGATTATCGCAAAAGTCAAAATTGGAGCTGAAGAAAGCCAACAATATCCGGCGTGTAGCCGAGATACAAGAAAAGTTCATCACTTTAAGAGGGTTAACATTTTAA